One region of Trachemys scripta elegans isolate TJP31775 chromosome 8, CAS_Tse_1.0, whole genome shotgun sequence genomic DNA includes:
- the KTI12 gene encoding protein KTI12 homolog, protein MPLVVLCGLPGSGKSRRAEELRGALSGEERPVHVVAEAVGGRAALRAEVERRLSRRDVVIVDAGNELKSFRYELYCVTKHAGTPHCLLHCAGGAPHPSAGPFETPDSRNRWDRPLFTVHGQEPLPLAEIRGALFESRPPPPNQSTRSQPLQSAGFLHQLDRVTQEVLAAVLAAQRSGAQPGELIQVAGASEGLVLNRPLGMAELSRLRRQFISYTKMHPSEENLPQLANMFLQYLSRSIQ, encoded by the coding sequence ATGCCGCTTGTGGTGCTGTGCGGGCTGCCGGGCAGCGGGAAGAGCCGCCGGGCcgaggagctgcggggggcgctgAGCGGGGAGGAGCGGCCGGTGCACGTGGTGGCCGAGGCGGTGGGGGGCCGCGCGGCCTTGCGGGCCGAGGTGGAGCGGCGGCTGAGCCGGCGGGACGTGGTGATCGTCGACGCGGGGAACGAGCTGAAGAGCTTCCGCTACGAGCTCTACTGCGTGACCAAGCACGCGGGCACGCCGCATTGCCTGCTGCACTGCGCGGGGGGCGCCCCGCACCCGTCCGCCGGCCCCTTCGAGACCCCGGACTCGCGGAACCGCTGGGACCGGCCCCTCTTCACCGTGCACGGGCAGGAGCCGCTGCCGCTGGCGGAGATCCGTGGCGCCCTCTTCGAGAGCAGGCCGCCCCCGCCCAACCAGTCCACCCGCTCGCAGCCTCTGCAGTCCGCCGGCTTCCTCCACCAGCTGGACCGGGTCACCCAGGAAGTGCTGGCTGCCGTGCTGGCCGCCCAAAGGAGCGGGGCCCAGCCTGGGGAGCTGATCCAGGTGGCTGGGGCCAGCGAGGGGCTGGTGCTGAACcggcccctgggcatggctgaGCTGAGTCGGCTCCGCAGGCAGTTCATCAGCTACACCAAAATGCACCCCAGTGAGGAGAACCTGCCCCAGCTGGCCAACATGTTCCTGCAGTACCTGAGCCGCAGCATCCAGTGA
- the BTF3L4 gene encoding transcription factor BTF3 homolog 4 has protein sequence MNQEKLAKLQAQVRIGGKGTARRKKKVVHRTATADDKKLQSSLKKLAVNNIAGIEEVNMIKDDGTVIHFNNPKVQASLSANTFAITGHAEAKPITEMLPGILSQLGADSLTSLRKLAEQFPRQVLDSKATKSEDIDEEDDDVPDLVENFDEASKNEAN, from the exons ATGAATCAAGAAAAGTTAGCCAAGCTTCAAGCTCAGGTCCGAATAGGCGGAAAG GGTACAGCTCGCAGAAAGAAGAAGGTGGTGCACAGGACAGCGACAGCTGATGACAAAAAACTTCAGAGTTCACTCAAAAAATTAGCAGTAAATAATATTGCTGGAATTGAAGAG GTGAATATGATAAAAGATGATGGAACAGTTATTCATTTCAACAACCCCAAGGTTCAAGCTTCCCTTTCCGCTAACACTTTTGCAATTACTGGTCATGCAGAGGCTAAACCGATCACAGAAATGCTCCCGGGAATCTTAAGCCAGCTTGGTGCTGACAGTTTAACAAGTCTCAGGAAGTTAGCTGAACAGTTcccaagacaag TGTTGGATAGCAAAGCAACAAAATCTGAAGACATTGATGAAGAAGATGATGATGTCCCCG ATCTCGTAGAAAACTTTGATGAAGCATCAAAGAATGAAGCGAATTAA